The following proteins are co-located in the Tiliqua scincoides isolate rTilSci1 chromosome 8, rTilSci1.hap2, whole genome shotgun sequence genome:
- the LIMK1 gene encoding LIM domain kinase 1 isoform X1, which produces MRLMLLCCTWRDEPMGEDEGSDLPICASCSHSIYDGRYLQALGADWHADCFRCCECGAPLSHQYYEKDGRLYCKKDYWAHFGELCHGCSEQITKGLVMVAGEQKYHPECFSCLNCHAFIGDGDTYALVERSKLYCGHCYYQTVVTPVMDQLLPESPGTRIPHTVTLVSIPACSDGKRGFSVSIDQHSGAERPHTVRVRELDPERMSPDLKSTIHVGDRILEINGTPIRHVPLDEIDLLLQETSRLLQLTIEHDPHEVLESSPLSELHSPLRSPSRTPCPEPAAIRQRSVMRSCSIDKSHCSTSLGSPASQRKDIGRSESLRVVSRPHRIFRPSDLIHGEVLGKGCFGQAIKVTHRETGEVMVMKELIRFDEETQRTFLKEVKVMRCLEHPNVLRFIGVLYKDKRLNFITEYIKGGTLRGIIKSMDNQYPWSQRVSFAKDISAGMAYLHSMNIIHRDLNTHNCLVRENKSVVVADFGLARLMVDEKNQLASLKKPDRRKRYTVVGNPYWMAPEMINGRSYDEKVDVFSFGIILCEIIGRVSADPDYLPRNLDFGLNVRGFLDRYCPPSCPPSFFPIAVCCCDLDPEKRPSFSRLEQWLEVLRMHLAMQLPLSPQLEQLDRAFWETHRRADGGLPAHAEVSE; this is translated from the exons GTGCTGCGAGTGCGGAGCCCCCCTCTCCCACCAGTACTACGAGAAGGATGGGCGCCTCTACTGCAAGAAGGACTACTGGGCCCACTTTGGGGAGCTGTGCCACGGCTGTTCGGAGCAGATCACCAAGGGGCTGGTCATG GTGGCTGGTGAGCAGAAATACCACCCTGAGTGTTTCAGCTGCCTGAACTGCCACGCCTTCATCGGTGATGGGGACACCTATGCTCTGGTGGAGCGGTCTAAGCTGTACTG CGGGCACTGCTACTACCAGACTGTAGTGACACCGGTGATGGACCAGCTGCTCCCAGAGTCTCCAGGCACCCGAATCCCACACACGGTCACCCTGGTGTCCATCCCTGCCTGTTCCGATGGCAAGCGGGGCTTCTCCGTCTCCATCGACCAGCACAGTGGTGCAGAGCGCCCGCACACGGTCCGCGTCCGAGA acTGGACCCAGAGCGCATGAGCCCCGACCTGAAAAGCACCATCCACGTGGGCGACCGCATCCTGGAAATCAATGGCACGCCAATTCGGCATGTCCCGCTTGATGAG ATTGACCTGCTCCTCCAGGAGACGAGCCGCCTGCTGCAGCTTACCATTGAGCACGACCCTCACGAGGTGCTGGAGAGCAGCCCCCTCTCGGAGCTGCACAGCCCCCTCCGCTCCCCTAGCCGCACGCCGTGCCCGGAGCCTGCAGCCATTCGCCAGCGCTCCGTCAT GCGGAGCTGCAGCATCGACAAGTCCCACTGCTCGACCTCCCTGGGCTCCCCTGCCTCGCAACGGAAGGACATTGGCCGCTCGGAGTCACTGCGAGTCGTCTCCCGCCCTCACCGCATCTTCCGCCCCTCGGACCTCATCCACGGCGAGGTGCTTGGCAAGGGCTGCTTCGGGCAGGCCATCAAG GTGACCCACCGGGAGACTGGGGAGGTCATGGTCATGAAGGAGCTCATCCGCTTTGATGAGGAGACTCAGAGGACATTCCTGAAAGAG GTGAAGGTGATGCGATGCCTGGAGCATCCAAATGTCCTGCGGTTCATCGGGGTCCTCTACAAAGACAAGAGACTGAACTTCATCACTGAGTACATCAAGGGAGGCACGCTCCGGGGGATCATTAAGAGCATG GACAACCAGTATCCCTGGAGCCAGCGGGTCAGCTTCGCAAAGGACATCTCCGCAGGGATG GCCTATCTCCACTCCATGAACATTATCCACAGAGACCTCAACACTCACAACTGCCTTGTGCGGGAG AACAAGAGTGTGGTTGTGGCGGATTTTGGCTTGGCTCGGCTCATGGTGGACGAGAAGAACCAGCTGGCGAGCCTGAAGAAACCAGACCGCAGGAAGCGCTACACGGTGGTGGGGAATCCCTACTGGATGGCTCCTGAGATGATCAATG GCAGGAGCTACGATGAGAAGGTGGACGTCTTCTCCTTCGGAATCATCTTGTGCGAG ATAATCGGGAGGGTCAGTGCCGACCCCGACTATCTCCCCCGGAACCTCGATTTTGGCCTCAATGTGCGGGGCTTCCTGGACCGCTACTGCCCCCCCAGCTGCCCTCCCAGCTTCTTCCCCATCGCTGTCTGCTGCTGCGACCTGGACCCCGAGAAACG ACCCTCCTTCAGCCGGCTGGAGCAGTGGCTGGAAGTTCTGCGCATGCACCTCGCCATGCAGCTCCCCCTGAGCCCGCAGTTGGAGCAGCTGGATCGAGCCTTCTGGGAGACGCACCGGCGGGCTGATGGGGGGCTGCCTGCACACGCCGAAGTGTCCGAATGA
- the LIMK1 gene encoding LIM domain kinase 1 isoform X2: protein MLVAVLRGSRFLTAGAKCCECGAPLSHQYYEKDGRLYCKKDYWAHFGELCHGCSEQITKGLVMVAGEQKYHPECFSCLNCHAFIGDGDTYALVERSKLYCGHCYYQTVVTPVMDQLLPESPGTRIPHTVTLVSIPACSDGKRGFSVSIDQHSGAERPHTVRVRELDPERMSPDLKSTIHVGDRILEINGTPIRHVPLDEIDLLLQETSRLLQLTIEHDPHEVLESSPLSELHSPLRSPSRTPCPEPAAIRQRSVMRSCSIDKSHCSTSLGSPASQRKDIGRSESLRVVSRPHRIFRPSDLIHGEVLGKGCFGQAIKVTHRETGEVMVMKELIRFDEETQRTFLKEVKVMRCLEHPNVLRFIGVLYKDKRLNFITEYIKGGTLRGIIKSMDNQYPWSQRVSFAKDISAGMAYLHSMNIIHRDLNTHNCLVRENKSVVVADFGLARLMVDEKNQLASLKKPDRRKRYTVVGNPYWMAPEMINGRSYDEKVDVFSFGIILCEIIGRVSADPDYLPRNLDFGLNVRGFLDRYCPPSCPPSFFPIAVCCCDLDPEKRPSFSRLEQWLEVLRMHLAMQLPLSPQLEQLDRAFWETHRRADGGLPAHAEVSE, encoded by the exons GTGCTGCGAGTGCGGAGCCCCCCTCTCCCACCAGTACTACGAGAAGGATGGGCGCCTCTACTGCAAGAAGGACTACTGGGCCCACTTTGGGGAGCTGTGCCACGGCTGTTCGGAGCAGATCACCAAGGGGCTGGTCATG GTGGCTGGTGAGCAGAAATACCACCCTGAGTGTTTCAGCTGCCTGAACTGCCACGCCTTCATCGGTGATGGGGACACCTATGCTCTGGTGGAGCGGTCTAAGCTGTACTG CGGGCACTGCTACTACCAGACTGTAGTGACACCGGTGATGGACCAGCTGCTCCCAGAGTCTCCAGGCACCCGAATCCCACACACGGTCACCCTGGTGTCCATCCCTGCCTGTTCCGATGGCAAGCGGGGCTTCTCCGTCTCCATCGACCAGCACAGTGGTGCAGAGCGCCCGCACACGGTCCGCGTCCGAGA acTGGACCCAGAGCGCATGAGCCCCGACCTGAAAAGCACCATCCACGTGGGCGACCGCATCCTGGAAATCAATGGCACGCCAATTCGGCATGTCCCGCTTGATGAG ATTGACCTGCTCCTCCAGGAGACGAGCCGCCTGCTGCAGCTTACCATTGAGCACGACCCTCACGAGGTGCTGGAGAGCAGCCCCCTCTCGGAGCTGCACAGCCCCCTCCGCTCCCCTAGCCGCACGCCGTGCCCGGAGCCTGCAGCCATTCGCCAGCGCTCCGTCAT GCGGAGCTGCAGCATCGACAAGTCCCACTGCTCGACCTCCCTGGGCTCCCCTGCCTCGCAACGGAAGGACATTGGCCGCTCGGAGTCACTGCGAGTCGTCTCCCGCCCTCACCGCATCTTCCGCCCCTCGGACCTCATCCACGGCGAGGTGCTTGGCAAGGGCTGCTTCGGGCAGGCCATCAAG GTGACCCACCGGGAGACTGGGGAGGTCATGGTCATGAAGGAGCTCATCCGCTTTGATGAGGAGACTCAGAGGACATTCCTGAAAGAG GTGAAGGTGATGCGATGCCTGGAGCATCCAAATGTCCTGCGGTTCATCGGGGTCCTCTACAAAGACAAGAGACTGAACTTCATCACTGAGTACATCAAGGGAGGCACGCTCCGGGGGATCATTAAGAGCATG GACAACCAGTATCCCTGGAGCCAGCGGGTCAGCTTCGCAAAGGACATCTCCGCAGGGATG GCCTATCTCCACTCCATGAACATTATCCACAGAGACCTCAACACTCACAACTGCCTTGTGCGGGAG AACAAGAGTGTGGTTGTGGCGGATTTTGGCTTGGCTCGGCTCATGGTGGACGAGAAGAACCAGCTGGCGAGCCTGAAGAAACCAGACCGCAGGAAGCGCTACACGGTGGTGGGGAATCCCTACTGGATGGCTCCTGAGATGATCAATG GCAGGAGCTACGATGAGAAGGTGGACGTCTTCTCCTTCGGAATCATCTTGTGCGAG ATAATCGGGAGGGTCAGTGCCGACCCCGACTATCTCCCCCGGAACCTCGATTTTGGCCTCAATGTGCGGGGCTTCCTGGACCGCTACTGCCCCCCCAGCTGCCCTCCCAGCTTCTTCCCCATCGCTGTCTGCTGCTGCGACCTGGACCCCGAGAAACG ACCCTCCTTCAGCCGGCTGGAGCAGTGGCTGGAAGTTCTGCGCATGCACCTCGCCATGCAGCTCCCCCTGAGCCCGCAGTTGGAGCAGCTGGATCGAGCCTTCTGGGAGACGCACCGGCGGGCTGATGGGGGGCTGCCTGCACACGCCGAAGTGTCCGAATGA